One genomic segment of Bradyrhizobium diazoefficiens includes these proteins:
- a CDS encoding amidohydrolase family protein, producing MDYRLPEGSCDCHFHIYGPFDRFPQGDEGRFTAVKPFTIEDAFAVWDRLGITRGVIVHAVGSGDDNAVTYDALRRYPDRLRAVAILRPDVSDRRLDELTDAGFKAVRVTMIRQDGKPVSTLGTSYDDLVKLAPRIAERGWHAQLWIESSDLAAAAAELEKLPLNYVIDHMSRTMADKGHEHPDFRAFTDRLKTGRYWTKISGADRNTRVGRPYADTAPFMRAIVQAAPDQVVWGSDWPHVGHSAETMPDLQDLLRLLHDCVPDEATLRKILIANPARLYNF from the coding sequence ATGGACTATCGATTGCCTGAAGGCAGCTGCGATTGTCATTTTCACATCTACGGCCCCTTCGATCGCTTTCCGCAGGGCGACGAGGGACGCTTCACTGCCGTAAAGCCCTTCACGATCGAAGACGCCTTTGCCGTCTGGGACAGGCTCGGCATCACGCGCGGCGTTATCGTCCATGCGGTGGGATCGGGAGACGACAATGCCGTCACTTACGACGCGCTGCGCCGCTACCCCGACCGGCTTCGTGCCGTCGCGATCCTGCGGCCCGACGTCTCGGATCGGCGGCTCGATGAACTCACCGACGCCGGCTTCAAGGCGGTGCGCGTGACCATGATCCGGCAGGACGGCAAACCGGTCTCGACGCTCGGCACCAGCTACGACGATCTGGTCAAGCTCGCACCTCGCATAGCGGAGCGCGGCTGGCACGCCCAGCTCTGGATCGAGAGCTCGGACCTGGCCGCCGCCGCGGCCGAGCTCGAGAAATTGCCGCTGAACTATGTGATTGATCACATGTCGCGCACCATGGCTGACAAGGGACACGAGCACCCGGATTTTCGAGCCTTCACCGATCGGCTGAAGACCGGCCGCTACTGGACAAAGATCTCGGGCGCGGACCGCAACACGCGTGTCGGCCGGCCCTATGCAGACACGGCTCCTTTCATGCGCGCCATCGTTCAGGCGGCGCCCGATCAGGTTGTGTGGGGCAGCGATTGGCCCCACGTCGGTCACAGCGCCGAGACGATGCCAGACCTCCAGGACCTGCTCCGGCTGCTGCACGACTGCGTTCCCGACGAAGCCACCCTTCGCAAGATCCTGATCGCCAATCCGGCGCGGCTCTACAATTTCTGA
- a CDS encoding CaiB/BaiF CoA transferase family protein, which yields MDNNKSLPLDGVIVIDLGQVYQGPYAGFLMAQAGATVIKVEPPNGEPVRHRARISRGNAVPFAMLNANKRNVSLNLKSPDGVRVLKELAAKADVLIENYAPGVLDRLGVGYAALSAINPMLIYGSATGYGLSGPNRDNLAMDLTVQAVSGIMSVTGFADGPPVKAGPAITDFISGVHLYAGILTALYDREKSGRGRLVEIAMVETVYPAMASNLADVFNRKAAAPRTGNRHGGLAEAPYNVYPASDGYVAIISVNESHWTGLTRAMGQPELADDVRFKTVLDRLKHIDQTDQIVSDWSSQLTRDEITGLCRINRVPCAAVRDLREVTEDKHLHARGMLREIAHPEYGDILVHRSPLVLHDTAAPDYVPSARLGQHNGEVLSQYLGLSEDEIDALRRVGAIAQA from the coding sequence TTGGACAATAACAAGTCATTGCCGCTCGACGGGGTGATCGTCATCGATCTCGGCCAAGTCTACCAGGGTCCGTATGCCGGCTTCCTGATGGCACAGGCCGGTGCGACCGTCATCAAGGTCGAACCGCCGAACGGCGAGCCGGTGCGTCATCGCGCCCGGATCAGTAGGGGCAACGCCGTTCCGTTCGCGATGCTGAACGCGAACAAGCGCAACGTCAGCCTGAACCTGAAGTCGCCTGATGGAGTGAGGGTCCTGAAGGAACTCGCGGCCAAGGCTGATGTGCTGATCGAAAACTACGCCCCGGGCGTGCTCGATCGACTGGGCGTCGGCTATGCCGCACTCAGCGCCATCAATCCGATGCTGATCTACGGCTCGGCTACGGGCTATGGCCTGTCCGGTCCCAACCGTGACAATCTGGCCATGGATCTGACCGTCCAGGCCGTGTCGGGTATTATGAGTGTAACAGGCTTTGCCGATGGTCCGCCAGTCAAGGCCGGACCGGCTATCACCGACTTCATCAGCGGCGTGCATCTCTACGCTGGCATTCTCACCGCACTTTACGATCGCGAGAAGAGCGGCCGCGGCCGACTGGTCGAGATCGCGATGGTCGAGACCGTCTATCCGGCGATGGCCTCGAACCTGGCCGACGTCTTCAATCGCAAGGCGGCAGCTCCCCGCACCGGCAATCGTCACGGGGGGCTGGCCGAGGCTCCCTATAATGTCTATCCCGCGTCCGACGGCTATGTCGCCATCATCAGCGTCAACGAATCCCACTGGACCGGACTGACGCGCGCGATGGGACAGCCGGAGCTGGCGGACGACGTGCGCTTCAAGACCGTGCTTGACCGTTTGAAGCACATCGACCAGACCGACCAAATCGTGTCCGACTGGTCCTCGCAGCTCACGCGCGACGAAATCACCGGGCTCTGCCGAATCAACCGGGTGCCTTGCGCCGCGGTCCGCGACCTGCGTGAGGTGACCGAGGACAAGCACCTCCACGCACGCGGCATGCTGCGCGAGATCGCCCACCCGGAATATGGCGACATCCTGGTCCATCGCAGCCCGCTGGTGCTCCACGACACGGCGGCGCCAGACTACGTCCCGTCCGCGCGTCTCGGTCAGCACAATGGCGAGGTCCTGTCGCAATATCTCGGCCTGTCCGAAGACGAGATCGATGCGTTGCGCCGTGTCGGCGCCATCGCACAAGCATGA
- a CDS encoding NADH:flavin oxidoreductase/NADH oxidase, with the protein MVKLFESIAFRGVELSNRIVVSPMGMYSAVNGYVTPFHLVHYGKFAQGGAGLVFVEQTSVTRKGRITNGDPGLWEDGQIDGMRQIVHVIKSGGSKAAIQINHGGRKSSQQRAFRGNSHLTDRDIEMGEETWVPTGPSDVPFSDGFQTPIPLSKDGLVGVRDAFVATARRAMLAGFDVIELHMAHGYLLQSFLSPLANFRTDEYGGSLENRMRFPLEVTRAVRAALPSSTPLFVRISATDWIDGGWEIEDSVVFSRKLKELGVDLVDCSTGGNLRAGSTNANLGRGPGYQVPFAERIRRETDIATGAVGMIRTPDFAEKVLQDGRADLIFLARQMLYDPFWALHAAEHFGLTGNFEKWPEQYGWWLAKWGGALRASGESLDAVERYREAAE; encoded by the coding sequence ATGGTCAAGCTGTTTGAAAGCATTGCATTCCGCGGCGTCGAGCTGAGCAACCGGATCGTCGTCTCGCCGATGGGGATGTATTCGGCCGTGAACGGCTACGTCACGCCGTTCCATCTGGTTCACTACGGCAAGTTTGCCCAGGGCGGGGCCGGCTTGGTCTTCGTCGAGCAGACATCGGTCACCCGGAAGGGGCGCATCACCAACGGCGATCCCGGATTGTGGGAAGACGGCCAGATCGACGGCATGCGCCAGATCGTTCACGTGATCAAATCCGGCGGGTCGAAGGCGGCGATCCAGATCAATCACGGCGGACGCAAATCCAGCCAGCAGCGCGCGTTCCGGGGCAACAGCCACCTGACGGACCGCGACATCGAGATGGGCGAGGAAACCTGGGTGCCCACGGGGCCTTCGGATGTCCCATTCTCCGATGGCTTCCAGACGCCCATTCCGCTCAGCAAGGATGGTCTCGTCGGCGTGCGCGACGCCTTCGTCGCGACGGCGCGCCGGGCCATGCTTGCGGGTTTCGACGTCATCGAGCTTCACATGGCGCACGGCTATTTGCTGCAATCGTTCCTGTCGCCGCTCGCCAATTTCCGCACCGACGAATATGGCGGCAGCCTCGAAAACAGGATGCGGTTTCCGCTCGAAGTGACGCGCGCCGTGAGGGCTGCACTGCCCTCGTCCACGCCGCTGTTCGTGCGCATCTCGGCCACCGACTGGATAGACGGCGGCTGGGAGATTGAGGACAGCGTCGTCTTCTCCCGCAAACTGAAGGAGCTCGGCGTCGATCTCGTCGACTGCTCGACGGGCGGCAATCTGCGCGCCGGATCGACCAACGCCAATCTCGGCCGCGGTCCGGGGTATCAAGTCCCGTTCGCCGAACGCATTCGCCGTGAGACCGACATTGCCACCGGCGCCGTTGGCATGATCCGAACCCCGGACTTCGCCGAGAAGGTCCTGCAGGACGGCCGGGCCGACCTCATCTTCCTTGCGCGCCAGATGCTCTACGATCCGTTCTGGGCGCTCCATGCCGCAGAGCATTTCGGGCTGACCGGCAATTTCGAGAAGTGGCCCGAGCAATATGGCTGGTGGCTTGCCAAATGGGGCGGCGCGCTTCGTGCCAGTGGCGAAAGCCTCGACGCGGTGGAGCGATACCGCGAGGCGGCGGAATAG
- a CDS encoding ABC transporter substrate-binding protein, translated as MRSVLAASMVFLSLASAHAQAPASKPVKLGVLNDQSGQYADAAGPAAVEVAKMAIADFGGKLLGQPIELIFADHQNKTDIASGIARRWMDTENVDVILDIGNSAVALALADLVRDKNKMMIVSSAGASTITNEKCSPNTFQWTYNTATLARSTAKALVSQGGNEWFFLTADYAFGHAFEADASAVVKANGGKVVGSVRHPFNTSDFSSFLLQAQSSGANVLALANASGDTSNSLMQAHEFGLLGLKSKMKVAALLFQITDAKSVGLKNMQGLYTSEAFYWDRNDASRAFGKRFFDKVGRMPTMVQAGMYSATMHYLKAVEAAGTLDTAAVLAKFRSIPVNDFFSEKGYVREDGMHIHDYYLLRAKTVEQSKTPWDFYDVVATVPAEDANIPRDQSKCSLMKKS; from the coding sequence ATGAGAAGTGTGCTGGCAGCGTCGATGGTTTTCCTGAGCCTTGCTTCGGCGCATGCGCAGGCGCCTGCATCGAAGCCGGTCAAGCTCGGCGTGCTCAACGATCAGTCGGGGCAGTATGCGGATGCCGCGGGTCCTGCGGCAGTCGAAGTCGCCAAAATGGCGATCGCCGATTTCGGCGGCAAGCTGCTGGGACAGCCGATCGAGCTCATTTTCGCCGATCACCAGAACAAGACGGATATCGCCTCGGGCATCGCCAGACGGTGGATGGATACCGAAAACGTCGACGTCATTCTCGATATCGGCAACTCCGCGGTCGCGCTCGCGCTGGCGGACCTCGTCCGCGACAAGAACAAGATGATGATCGTGTCGTCGGCAGGCGCATCGACGATCACCAACGAAAAGTGCTCTCCCAACACGTTCCAGTGGACATACAACACCGCCACGCTGGCGCGCAGCACGGCGAAGGCGCTGGTCAGCCAGGGCGGCAACGAATGGTTCTTCCTGACAGCCGATTATGCCTTCGGTCATGCGTTCGAAGCGGATGCTTCGGCCGTGGTCAAGGCGAACGGCGGCAAGGTCGTCGGCTCGGTACGCCACCCCTTCAACACCAGCGACTTCTCCTCGTTTCTGCTGCAGGCCCAGAGCTCTGGCGCCAATGTGCTGGCGCTCGCCAATGCCAGCGGCGATACCTCCAATTCGCTGATGCAGGCTCACGAATTCGGCTTGCTCGGTCTCAAGAGCAAGATGAAAGTTGCAGCGCTGCTGTTTCAGATCACGGATGCCAAGTCGGTCGGCCTGAAAAACATGCAGGGTCTGTACACCTCGGAAGCCTTCTACTGGGATCGCAACGACGCCTCGCGGGCGTTCGGGAAGCGATTCTTCGACAAGGTCGGCCGCATGCCGACCATGGTTCAGGCCGGCATGTATTCGGCGACCATGCACTATCTGAAGGCGGTCGAAGCGGCCGGCACGCTCGATACCGCCGCCGTCCTGGCAAAATTCCGTTCGATCCCCGTGAACGACTTCTTCTCGGAGAAGGGCTACGTGCGCGAGGACGGCATGCACATCCACGACTACTATTTGCTGCGGGCAAAGACGGTGGAGCAGTCCAAGACGCCGTGGGACTTCTACGACGTCGTCGCGACCGTCCCGGCCGAAGACGCCAACATCCCCCGCGACCAGAGCAAGTGCTCGCTGATGAAGAAGTCCTGA
- a CDS encoding NADH:flavin oxidoreductase/NADH oxidase, producing the protein MNERLLFSPLRIRDVAFKNRIVVPPMLQYVAKRGFPTPWHITNAGKFAAGGAGLVIVESTKVERRGCGTVGDLGIWDDKFIAPLRDIASFIKSNGAAAGIQLGHTGRKGKARRPWEGDGTLSIQELADVDDVDGWDLIGPSALAFGNGYFTPRALERSEIPDAIDAWGKAAARADQAGFDVVELHAAHGYLIHSFLSPEANQRTDDYGGSEANRMRFAIEVAESVRAHWPASKPLFVRLSIEDEAGWGPAENARLVRILKTKGVDVIDCSTGGLNSKVPNFFRLNEYGYQVQFADYIRREADIMTMAVGLIIHGDQAEVILQDRKADLVAVGREFIHNPNWAMDAAQKLGVDPTFSAVPPQMGYWLEKRARRGFGGNPSTWQKGIAADS; encoded by the coding sequence ATGAACGAAAGGCTGCTGTTCTCGCCGCTACGCATTCGGGATGTCGCATTCAAGAACCGGATCGTGGTCCCACCGATGCTGCAATACGTTGCGAAGCGCGGCTTTCCGACACCCTGGCACATCACCAACGCGGGCAAATTCGCGGCGGGCGGCGCCGGTCTCGTGATCGTAGAGTCGACCAAGGTCGAGCGCCGCGGCTGCGGAACGGTCGGAGACCTCGGCATCTGGGACGACAAGTTCATCGCTCCCCTCCGCGACATCGCGAGCTTCATCAAGTCGAACGGCGCCGCAGCCGGCATCCAGCTCGGGCATACCGGCCGGAAGGGCAAGGCCCGGCGTCCCTGGGAGGGTGACGGGACACTCTCCATCCAGGAGCTTGCTGACGTCGATGACGTGGACGGCTGGGACCTGATCGGCCCGAGCGCCCTTGCGTTCGGCAACGGCTATTTCACGCCGCGGGCGCTGGAGCGCAGCGAGATTCCCGATGCGATCGACGCCTGGGGCAAGGCGGCCGCGCGCGCCGATCAGGCCGGCTTCGATGTCGTCGAGCTGCACGCCGCCCACGGCTATCTGATCCATTCGTTCCTGTCGCCGGAGGCCAATCAGCGCACGGACGATTATGGCGGCAGCGAAGCCAACCGCATGAGGTTCGCGATCGAGGTCGCCGAATCGGTCCGCGCCCACTGGCCGGCGTCGAAGCCGCTGTTCGTCCGTCTGTCGATCGAGGACGAGGCCGGCTGGGGTCCGGCGGAGAACGCCAGGCTGGTGCGCATCCTGAAGACGAAGGGCGTCGACGTCATCGACTGCAGCACCGGCGGCCTCAACAGCAAGGTGCCGAACTTCTTCCGCCTCAACGAATACGGCTACCAAGTCCAGTTCGCGGACTATATCCGCCGCGAGGCCGACATCATGACGATGGCGGTCGGTCTCATCATTCACGGCGATCAGGCCGAAGTGATCCTTCAGGACAGGAAGGCCGACCTCGTCGCTGTCGGCCGCGAGTTCATCCACAACCCGAACTGGGCGATGGACGCGGCACAGAAGCTCGGCGTCGATCCGACTTTCAGTGCGGTCCCGCCGCAAATGGGCTACTGGCTCGAAAAGCGCGCCCGCCGCGGCTTTGGCGGAAATCCCTCCACGTGGCAAAAGGGCATCGCGGCGGATAGCTGA
- a CDS encoding PaaI family thioesterase, which yields MSYEDLIKQTEARRPAAWDLLGVGAVSYDQTRDRVIIEWHAEPRHCHSTEGHPKGGIVQGGIVTGWLDGAMATASLLRGEYQITVASLEIKVAFLLPAHPGLYRAYGKVIRQGRSVGFLEAELRDSNDVLIATASSTAALRPKNPAGTSPS from the coding sequence ATGTCGTACGAAGACTTGATCAAGCAGACCGAGGCGCGACGCCCGGCCGCGTGGGACTTGCTCGGCGTCGGCGCCGTCTCCTACGATCAGACACGCGACCGCGTCATAATCGAGTGGCATGCCGAGCCGCGGCACTGCCATTCCACTGAAGGGCACCCGAAAGGCGGCATTGTCCAGGGTGGAATCGTCACGGGCTGGCTGGACGGCGCCATGGCCACCGCGAGCCTGTTGCGCGGTGAATACCAGATCACGGTCGCCAGCCTCGAAATCAAGGTTGCGTTCCTGCTGCCCGCGCACCCGGGCCTATATCGGGCTTACGGCAAGGTGATCCGGCAGGGACGCAGCGTCGGCTTCCTGGAAGCTGAGCTGCGGGATTCGAACGACGTACTCATTGCGACGGCAAGCTCGACGGCGGCCCTGCGGCCCAAGAATCCCGCCGGGACAAGCCCGTCGTAA
- a CDS encoding amidohydrolase family protein: MTEKLDKFPDGSCDCHVHIYGPFDRFPVDYSGKFAPRQEFPVEKLFDVWKSIGISRGVIVHAGNAGSDNEVTLEALKRFPDKLRAVAILNQDVTDKRLDELTDAGLKGVRINLLYQDGKPVLSGGGMNLDDLKALAPRIAERGWHAQLWIETGDLQQLAPEIEKLPLDFVIDHQGRTMADKTVNYSGYQWFCDRGLKSGRYWCKLSGADRNTRIGSPYKDTEDFMKALVAANPDRLVWGSDWPHVGHADDAVPKEAVLMDLFRRCVPDEAVRRKILIDNAARLYGF; encoded by the coding sequence ATGACGGAGAAGCTCGATAAATTCCCGGACGGCAGCTGCGATTGCCACGTCCACATCTATGGGCCGTTCGATCGTTTCCCGGTCGACTATTCCGGAAAATTCGCCCCGAGGCAGGAATTCCCGGTCGAGAAGTTGTTCGACGTCTGGAAGTCGATCGGCATTTCGCGCGGCGTGATCGTCCATGCGGGCAATGCCGGCTCGGACAATGAGGTCACGCTCGAAGCCCTGAAGCGCTTTCCGGACAAGCTGCGCGCGGTCGCGATCCTCAATCAGGACGTCACCGACAAACGGCTGGACGAGTTGACCGATGCAGGCTTGAAGGGCGTGCGCATCAATCTCCTCTATCAAGACGGCAAGCCTGTGTTGTCGGGCGGCGGCATGAATTTGGACGACCTGAAAGCCTTGGCGCCACGCATCGCCGAGCGTGGCTGGCACGCACAGCTCTGGATCGAGACCGGCGATCTGCAGCAGCTGGCGCCGGAGATCGAAAAGCTGCCGCTCGACTTCGTCATCGACCATCAGGGCCGCACCATGGCGGACAAGACCGTCAATTACAGCGGCTACCAGTGGTTCTGCGACCGTGGCCTCAAGAGTGGCCGCTATTGGTGCAAGCTATCGGGTGCGGATCGCAACACCCGGATCGGCAGCCCGTACAAGGACACGGAAGACTTCATGAAGGCGCTGGTCGCCGCGAACCCGGACCGGCTGGTCTGGGGCAGCGACTGGCCGCATGTCGGACACGCCGACGATGCGGTCCCAAAGGAGGCCGTGCTGATGGATTTGTTCAGGCGCTGCGTGCCTGACGAGGCCGTCCGCAGGAAGATCCTGATCGACAATGCGGCCCGGCTCTACGGCTTCTGA
- a CDS encoding enoyl-CoA hydratase/isomerase family protein translates to MSTDIAVTTQGHVAMIEIQRPPLNYFDLQLIRDIADALDKIDANHEIRSVVLAAQGKAFCAGADFNTPAQGAQDNNDRRDGGHLYIEAVRIFRNKKPIVAAVQGAAIGGGFGLAMSADFRVTCPEARFAANFTRLGFHPGFGLTVTLPEAIGKSNAELMFYTSRRVTGEQALAMGLASVLVAQDQVRAAALSLAQEIAECSPLGLLSTRATMRAGLADRVKKATDHELAEQNRLRVTDDFREGVKSTAERRSANFTGK, encoded by the coding sequence ATGAGCACTGATATCGCGGTTACCACGCAAGGTCACGTCGCAATGATCGAGATCCAGCGGCCGCCGCTGAACTATTTCGATCTCCAGCTCATTCGCGACATTGCCGATGCGCTGGACAAGATCGATGCGAACCACGAGATCCGGTCCGTCGTCCTTGCCGCGCAGGGCAAGGCGTTCTGCGCCGGCGCCGATTTCAACACGCCGGCGCAGGGCGCGCAGGACAACAACGACCGGCGGGACGGCGGTCACCTCTATATCGAGGCCGTGCGCATCTTCCGGAACAAGAAGCCGATCGTCGCAGCGGTGCAGGGCGCTGCGATCGGCGGCGGCTTCGGTCTCGCGATGTCGGCGGACTTCCGCGTGACCTGTCCCGAGGCCCGGTTTGCCGCGAACTTCACGCGCCTCGGCTTTCATCCCGGCTTCGGACTGACCGTCACGCTGCCGGAAGCCATCGGCAAGTCGAACGCCGAGCTGATGTTCTACACCAGCCGGCGCGTCACCGGTGAGCAGGCGCTGGCGATGGGATTGGCCAGCGTGCTGGTCGCTCAGGACCAGGTCCGCGCGGCCGCCCTGTCGCTCGCGCAGGAAATTGCCGAATGTTCGCCGCTCGGCCTGCTGTCGACCCGTGCGACGATGCGTGCCGGCCTAGCGGACCGCGTCAAGAAGGCGACGGATCATGAACTCGCCGAGCAGAACCGCCTGCGCGTGACGGACGATTTCCGCGAAGGCGTCAAATCCACGGCGGAGCGCCGATCCGCCAATTTCACCGGCAAGTGA
- a CDS encoding acyl-CoA dehydrogenase family protein translates to MSLIHFDAMRLPAHCQELRKEVRAFLESEIAAGTFDPDRPEVGAKNADEFSRRVGAKGWIGMTWPKKYGGQERSFLERYVVTEEMRIANAPVRRFFVADRQSGPTLIRYAHEKIKQDVLPRIIRGELFFCIGMSEPNSGSDLFAASTKATKTDGGWLINGTKVWTSSAHIADYMIGLFRTSGSTKENRRHGLTSFLVDMKTPGITCRPIGQMSGQRDFNEVVFQDAFIPDNHVIGEVDGAWKQATSELAYERSGPERFLETYDALLALTNAAGAKPDVRVTVGIGRLVAQLHTLRRMSVSVAGMLEAGREPVVEAAIVKDLGTVWEQGLPHRVRELASLLDLQDDEEDAFRDKLDFELKIAPKLTIQGGTTEVLRGIIARGLGLR, encoded by the coding sequence ATGTCCCTCATTCATTTCGATGCCATGCGCCTGCCGGCTCATTGCCAGGAGCTGCGCAAGGAAGTCCGGGCATTTCTGGAGAGCGAGATCGCAGCCGGCACGTTCGATCCTGACAGGCCGGAGGTCGGCGCGAAGAACGCGGATGAGTTCTCCCGCCGTGTCGGCGCGAAAGGCTGGATCGGCATGACCTGGCCGAAGAAATATGGCGGTCAGGAGCGCAGCTTCCTCGAGCGCTATGTCGTCACCGAGGAGATGCGTATCGCCAATGCGCCGGTGCGGCGTTTCTTCGTGGCGGATCGGCAGAGCGGCCCGACCCTCATTCGTTACGCCCATGAAAAGATCAAGCAGGACGTGCTTCCCCGCATCATCCGCGGCGAGCTGTTCTTCTGCATCGGCATGAGCGAGCCCAACTCCGGCTCGGACCTGTTCGCGGCAAGCACGAAGGCGACCAAGACGGACGGCGGCTGGCTGATCAACGGAACGAAAGTCTGGACCAGCAGCGCGCACATTGCTGACTACATGATCGGCTTGTTCCGGACCTCCGGTTCGACCAAGGAAAACCGGCGGCACGGCCTGACGTCATTCCTGGTCGACATGAAGACGCCCGGCATCACTTGCCGGCCGATCGGCCAGATGAGCGGCCAGCGCGACTTCAACGAGGTCGTGTTCCAGGATGCTTTCATTCCGGATAATCACGTCATCGGCGAGGTCGACGGCGCCTGGAAGCAGGCAACGAGCGAGCTGGCCTATGAGCGCTCCGGGCCTGAACGGTTTCTCGAAACATACGACGCGCTGCTTGCCCTCACCAACGCGGCGGGCGCGAAGCCGGACGTGCGGGTGACCGTCGGCATCGGGCGGCTGGTCGCGCAATTGCATACGCTACGCCGCATGTCAGTCTCGGTGGCGGGGATGCTCGAAGCGGGCCGCGAACCCGTCGTCGAGGCCGCAATCGTCAAGGATCTCGGCACGGTGTGGGAGCAGGGCCTGCCGCACCGGGTTCGCGAGCTCGCTTCGCTGCTCGACCTCCAGGACGACGAGGAAGACGCATTCCGCGACAAGCTGGACTTCGAGCTCAAGATCGCACCGAAGCTGACGATCCAGGGCGGCACTACGGAAGTCCTGCGCGGCATCATCGCGCGCGGACTTGGACTTCGCTGA
- a CDS encoding acyl-CoA dehydrogenase family protein, producing MSASETLVAETAARVLADLADPQTIVQKRDDAWKAPLWSSLQEIGLDLAWASETAGGAGASLADGFGIIREAGRAALAVPLAETLLAGWLLDRAGLTAPGGPMTVAPVRPKDHLTLDKAGRVNGRARMVPFASDVEHLVLLATGDEGPSVALVRTADCKLQPGKSLAGDARDTVEFANVLPVHSARLKESGAREKDVLLLMGAAVRAQQIAGALDRILELSVLYSQQRVAFEKPISKFQAIQHSLARLGGEVAAAASAAASAADTIANTGFDDAAALLEIAAAKIRCSEAAEVGTGIAHQVHGAIGFTDEHILHRFTLRLLSWRDEFGDETFWSLKLGEFITARGPRELWPLLASR from the coding sequence ATGTCAGCTTCGGAAACCCTCGTCGCCGAAACCGCCGCGCGTGTCCTTGCGGATCTGGCCGATCCGCAGACCATCGTGCAGAAGCGCGACGATGCCTGGAAGGCGCCGCTCTGGTCGTCGCTTCAGGAGATCGGACTGGACCTCGCCTGGGCTTCCGAGACTGCCGGCGGTGCAGGAGCGTCGCTCGCCGACGGCTTCGGCATCATCCGCGAGGCGGGCCGCGCGGCCTTGGCAGTGCCGCTCGCGGAAACGCTTCTGGCCGGGTGGCTGCTGGATCGTGCGGGTCTGACCGCGCCGGGCGGCCCGATGACGGTGGCGCCGGTGCGGCCGAAGGATCATCTCACGCTCGACAAGGCCGGCCGCGTCAACGGCCGGGCCCGCATGGTGCCCTTTGCGAGCGATGTCGAGCATCTCGTCCTGCTGGCCACTGGGGACGAGGGGCCGTCGGTCGCTCTGGTCCGAACAGCCGATTGCAAGCTGCAGCCCGGCAAGAGCCTCGCGGGCGACGCGCGCGACACCGTGGAGTTCGCGAACGTTCTGCCGGTTCACAGTGCGCGCTTGAAGGAGTCGGGAGCACGTGAGAAGGACGTTCTCCTGCTGATGGGCGCAGCGGTGCGAGCGCAGCAGATTGCAGGCGCTCTGGATAGGATTCTCGAACTCTCGGTTCTTTATTCGCAGCAGCGTGTCGCGTTCGAGAAGCCGATCTCGAAATTCCAGGCAATCCAGCACAGCCTCGCGCGGCTCGGCGGTGAGGTCGCTGCGGCAGCATCCGCTGCGGCGTCCGCTGCCGATACCATCGCCAACACCGGCTTCGATGACGCCGCCGCGCTGCTGGAGATTGCTGCGGCCAAGATTCGCTGCAGCGAGGCCGCTGAGGTCGGGACCGGCATTGCCCATCAGGTGCACGGCGCGATCGGCTTCACCGACGAGCATATCCTGCACCGCTTCACGCTGCGTCTGCTGTCGTGGCGCGATGAGTTCGGTGACGAAACGTTCTGGAGCCTCAAGCTCGGTGAGTTCATCACCGCCAGAGGTCCCCGGGAACTCTGGCCCCTGCTGGCCTCTCGCTGA